acaagggccggtgtccctgcaggttttaaatctcaccctgggtcatcacacctgaatcacatgattagttcattaccaggcctctggagaacttcaagacatgttgagaaggtaatttatccatttaaatcagctgtgatggatcaaggacaaatctaaaacctgcagggacaccagccctcgtggactgggattggggacccctgctttaaAGTGTGCTGCTAAATGATGGGCATGCCACATGTCAGAAGCAAATCTTATAACACGTGTTATAAACCTTCTATAATATACTATATCCGTCTGAGAGAGAATCACCTGTCAGATATTAATAACAgtgtattattgttattattattatgttcaCACAAAATATTGTGATCTGGAGGGAGAGCAGGGAACAGCTGGAGGACAGAGTGTCTCGGGAGTTGGAGACAGATGGAAAGGTGAAGATGCAAGGAGTATAGGTGGTAAAGGTGGATGCGttggtcaaccatccaaagcaacagtCAGTGCATGAGACAggtgcagcaggtggagacgATTGCCTGGGGTGATTTTTGAGGAGCATAGCAgtaagagtgaaagggaaggatTACAAggtggtagtgagacctgctgtgatgtgtgGTTTGGAGACGGTGGCActgaccaaaaaaaagaagaagaagacaagagGCCGAGCTGGCACTGACCGTGATGGACAAGATTAGAGATGAGTATATCCGACGGACAGCTCGGATTGAGCAGTGTGAAGACAGGGAGACAAAGCTGGGATGGAGGTCGATGCTAAAGATTGGGTGAGATGAAGGGAAATGAtccgctgtggcgacccctaagGCCGAAAGACTATTATTATTACATCATAAGTTCAACTGCTatttccaaaacaaaaaaacaaataaaacatagcTGGTTTCTTATTCATTCTCATGGTACACTGCGTGTCAGTTATGAAAATTTGCCCATAAGGTTAGCTGCTGTTTGCTGAGTCTCGTGAAGTTCATTACTGGATATTAATGCGCTAAATGTGACTCTAACTATGGTTATCATTTGCTGTAAACGCGTTATTTTCACTCGAAATAAGTCGGGGTTGGTGGCCAGACATGTTTACGTATAAAGGATTTTAAGACTTCGTGAAAACAGAGGGTCAAAATATTCGTGTCCGATGATGGGTGCATTAGCAAGAGCTACACTAGCAAGGCATGCTAGAGGTGAGAAAGGCGCTAAGAGAAGTGACACTACAGCTGCAGAAAAAGCGCACTTTTGTCCTCATGTGTCTTACCCTCCTCGCCGGTCCCGTGCACGGAACACCCGGTCAGATATCCGGGTAAAAACCCCAGCTATGGCCGGTGAGTACACGGAGTACACCAGCCTCCTCCAGGACATGGGAGCCGCCATTGCTGCAGCACTGCGAGTTTGAAAAAACTTTATAGACACGCCTCTCAGTTCACAGACACAGACGCTTTCTACACTGTGCAGTACACAAGGTTGTAGTGACAGCTTGAACCATGCCAAgaagttcaattcagttcaattcagttttatttgtattgctTCAAAGCACAACAACATTTGCCTGAAGGCGCTTTAAACTGAAAGGTAAAAACCTTACAATAATAAGACCCTACTGTAATAGGTAAggtgcttttcttttaattaaataaattaaatgtcgCTGGTTTGGGATCTGTTTTTCTGTGATTTTGGGGGTGATTTTAAGTGTCTTTTAATGACCTGCAAATTATTTATGCTCTATTGTTAAATTAACCACCAAGACACTCTTTAAAAAAGACATATGTGACCACAGAAAAGCTTAAAGATATATTTTTGGTAACACATCTTCCTGTTCAGTTACCTGTTAAAGGTGTGCCTTGAAGATTTTCAGTCATGCAATGCATAACGTGCATTGCATACAAGTGTTTATTTCAGCCGACtgataaatgtgtgtgtatgtgtttatatTTGGAAGGCTCATAGCACGTGAGAATCTTCATTACTGCTGTCTTATAACAACAATACTCGCAGCAGTATGTTTCAGTAGAATGATATGGAGAACAATCAGGACTACTATCTAACTTTACTGCTTTATTGATTCCAAAACACTGTAAATATGAGTTGATATCTTTCATAGCCTTACAGCCTATGTTTGTTCTTGGATTGTTAATGAAAATATTAGCAAGAAAGACCAGTAATCATAGCATTTGTAATTGATTCTCACTATTTTTCAGAGTAAATTTAAACCTTTTTCTCCTCTAAAGTTACAGATTTGGCTCTTAACTTAAAATGAGTCACTCTTTCAACCTTTCATTACATATAGGGCATTTGCATGGCTCAAGCAACAGTGTAGGCTGTTGCTCAAGAGCATTTGCAGTAAGTCAGATGTTTCCTGACACGGACACGACACAGTGGACTGAGGGACCCCTATCTTTAAACATAAGCCAGTTTGTCGTAGGTCAGACGCTATTTATCCTTCATGCTGTTAAGAAAGAGAAGGGAGAATGCAATGACAGCCCATGTTGATGCTGAATAGCTTGAAAATATCTGACCTTAAGGTAAGGCTTTGTTTATGGAAACTCAGCAGAGAGATTCGTAACAGCACAAGGAAATAGATATAAACCTTGAAAGTAGGCTACTTGATTATTTCAGTGAAACACCTAAAAAAAAACTTCTACCAGTgcttttttcttaatttgtgCACATGTGCTTTTGTATTCTGTGTTTGTCCAAACAAACTACAGCAAATTTAATAAACAGTAGAGTAACATTCACTGCGGTACAGTTTTAAAATACTTGAGTCTTTACTCAACCTCAGCAGACTAAATATTGAATAGATACTCACGAGTACTTTAATTCACAGCATTATGACAACTTTTCACCGAGATACAAATTTAGgggtgcttttttaaaaataaaaaaaaaattctcctaCCAATCTGGGATTACTGAGACCTGATATGTATTAAAACTAAGAATAATATTTGCATATGTTAAGATATTTTTTGTTTGAGACTTTAACAGAAGTCTGTGCATTTTACTGGTAATCCTGGCAATCTTCTGCATCAGTAAAAGTAACcctgctaaaaagaaaaaaagtaaataagatTTTTATTACAATCCTGCTGATTTTCCTTAAGGGAGAAAGAACAAAATGTCTTCTACGGGTCTGAATATGTTTGTATAACCTAAATATGCGGGGAGAAATGCTGATTTCTACATAGACACCAACACTTGGATGCATTATTTTACATGGAGCTGAgtatttttaatgctttaacGGCAGATCTGAGTGTTAGATGAATGCAGAAGAAAAGAAGGGTCCTGCAGTGCATGCAGAAGCATATTATGGTTAGTTATTATAGCGAGAATATGTGGAGTATGTCTCTAAAACATGAGCCATAGCTGCGGTTTTATATTGTGCCATATGTGGAGCTTTTAACTTTTTCACCTTGTCGAGAAGGGAATCCAGCAGCAGTACCAGGAAACAGCCCGGTAAAGGTCACGCTGATTATTTATTGGCGATCCGCCAAGAGCGGGCGCGAGCCCGCGCGTGTGTTCTTTTGCGTGCGTGAGCGTGCGTTCGTGTGTTTACTGGAAGAACCTCTGAACGGAGGGGGGCGGAGCTTTACGAACATCGGCTTTACTCACTGGAAACAACCTCCAGTAAACCTCCTCCCCTCCCCGcctcccccaacacacacacggGGAGTTCTCCGGCAGATACCGCTGCCGACACATTCCTCTGCTCGGTAAGGAAACCCACACGCTCTTTTGGATACTTTTTTATGGATTTTAATGCCTGAGTTAATATTTTTTCAAGCACTACTTTCGGGTAGTTTGCGTATCTTTTCTTTTGGCGACGAGCGGCTGCGGCGCTGGGCTGAGTGTATCCACAAGGTaagttaaaacatttaaaagcggTTCGCTGGTCATCGTCTTAAAGTAggcaaaatgacagaaaactggGGTATGGGGCACTTTAAAGCGCTGTGGTTTTATTTAGCAGCTCGGACTCTCGCTGAAGACGGTCCTAAAAGTGTTAATGCTCGGGGGGGTTCGCAGTATCATCAGTAGTGGACCGAGTTTAACGCCAGTGGCTCCGTAGCAGTTCGGAGTCGCTATGGCGCCTGCACTGTCCGGTGAAGCCGACTTCCAATTCCCGTAGAGCCTGCAGGGTATCTCGGGAAACCAGAACCAGACGGGACACCTTTTCAGTCATCGTGAAACCGGAGAACGGGGCCTCCGTGCAGGAATACAGCTATTTAGCaaagagaaagggagggggttaataaaagaaaaaaaatcgcGCTGGCTGGACTCTTTCACAGTGACCCCGATTCAGAAATCCCTTGTTGCGGTGCGCCCGATCGAAGACAATTGAAAGCAATCAGGATCCAGTTGCTGTCTGGCTGCACGGTGCAGCAGCACGAGTAAGCAGtgcattcatttaaactaaataTAACCTGCCTGCTCGCTGCCCGCTCCTGCCTTATGCATTTGTTACAGTCGCCATAACTGCATTTTTATGGGGGTAAACTCAGAGCTCCAGTGTGGCACAGTGGCCATTTATTTCTCACTGCCTATGCAGGAGTGAAATTCAAATGAGGCTCTATGGCTCTATATTTGCATGCCAAGATGAGGTTATATATAGATGGAAGTGCTTAATCTTTGCTCACTGTCTCCCTCCAGCTGTGTATAAGTGCTCTCTACCAGCCCCTCTCTGGATGCATCAGACTCCTCTTCCCCGGGGCCCTGGACCCGGTGTGTGACCCCGCCATCCTCACCCCGCTCCCCCCGCTCCCCCCCTCGTCTCCCCTCTCGCTCTGCTGCCGACTCTCTTCCACCTGTCCAATCCGGCGCTCCTTTTCTGGGCCCCCTGCCTCTCGATCAGCAGGGAGAGGCAGGGGGCCATGGCATGGCCATGGTAACCTTTGCAGGACACAACCCCCTTGCCATGAGCAGCGTCACCCCTCCAGAGGGCAGGGTTCAGGGGTCGAACTTTACCCCGCATCATTTCAAGCCCTTCAGCTCGCATGAACACTACCAGCAGGTCAGTCACATCTGAGGAGTTAGCTAAACTATTacgttttgtgtgtgtggtttctttGGCGTTCTTGGAAATTCACCatggcttttttctttctttttttacccgTTTCAGGTGATGCGTGCACTGCATAAGCTTCAGCAGAGTGGCTTTTACTGGGGAGCTGTTGGAGGCCGGGAAGCCAGCTCCCTGCTACGCTCTCAACCCCCTGGCACTTTCCTGGTCCGTGACTCCTCAGACCACCACCACTTCTTCACACTCTCTGTCCAGACAACTAAGGGAACCAAGAATCTGCGAATCCACAGTGAGGGACGAGGCTTCTTCCTACAGCCAGACCCCCAAAATACCCAGGAGCTCCCGCAATTTGACTGTGTGCTGAAACTCATAGCGCACTACATGGGGAAGGGGCAAGATACTGAAGGAACCAAGGAACGGGCGAGTGGGGACAATCCAggagagacaaaaacaaaggcaCACAATGTTTATCTGATCCACACCGGTGGGGAGAAAATCCCCCTGGAATTGCGTCGACCCCTCTCGACTTGTCTCTCCAGCCTGCAGCACATGTGCAGGAGGACGCTGAACAATCAGGGCCTGGGGGCGTCTGAgcggactgagcagctcccggACACACTTAGAGACTACCTGGAGGAGTATGATGCTCCTATATGACTGACAGGAACTGCGAAAGGTTCTACTGCATGGACCAAGTGCCAGGATTACAGCACGGACCAGCTCTCGGTGAATGCGAGATTGTCTGTGTGGACATAAACTGACCAGACTGAGCCTTAAGTGCTAACATGAGGTCAGTTTTCCAgaatcagctgatcactgatctaCTCTGGGTCACCCGCTGACCTTGTGGGGATGAGGAGTGTGATTTGGGTAACCGACGATTACCTCGTCCGTCCTGCcttgcaaaaacacaaaaacaaaaaaaaacaaaaacactgaccaTTCAAGTGAGTGGCAGATGAAGCccgaggtcaaaggtcaacgtTTCCTATGACTGACTGAGACGCAGAGCAGTGCCTCGTAGAAGATTAACCTGACTGGTCGATATTAACGATGACAGCGAAGGCATGATCAATGCACCACCGGTGATATCTTGGTGGGTTTAATGTGCTTCTAAAgaaagctgctgctgtctgcgtGACATTTACAACTGGACAGACAAACGGCAGTGGGTAGAGAGAGTGGATGgattggggggtgggggtttcAGAGAAAAGGCAAAGTCCAAACGAGGGGGGCCCTGTACAGAGAACGCACAGGATTTGTTTGTCTGAGTGtgagcgtgagtgtgtgtgtgagtgtgtttgtgttgtggtGGTGCACACATTTCCATTGCTGCTTCCCGCAAGTGTTGCCTCATAGAGGGGGAGTGGGACGGTCATGCACTCTAGCTCcacatatgcaaacacacaccctcaaacacacacacgcacaggtATAGACCACATGAAGGTTTTGTTAGCATGGGAGTTTTGGGGGATGGGgggaggttaaaaaaataattactaaGCATTTTCTTCTCCTATGTGTTCCTTGTTCCTGATCCATAACCATTTGACTGCCCAGCCCCCCCTCCCCCTGCCTTTTTGTTTCAGAGATGCATGTATGCTTTGacagtgacagaaaacaggCCGCTCTTGCCGAGACAAAAGCTTTTTTACCGGGACAAAAGCCCTGGCATGGgaccaaacaaaacagcagaacTTATTTTTATCCCGACTGGCTGGAAAAATGTCAGCGACACTGTAAAGCTCCTTGGGGGAATGATGATAATGGTGATGATCCCAAAGATGCGGAGAGGGCGAGGATTTTAAAGCAGAGGGAGGAGTGGGATTGGGAGAAGGAAACTGAAAAGGAGGGGTAGACTTGGGGGAGAAAGGTGGGAGGAGACATACTGGTATacagctaaacaaaaactctGATAAGAGGAAATGATAGAGCACAACAGGACGCCGCTCCTGTAAATATAACTGCCTcgtgtgaggggaaaaaaagattttagctGAGTCTTATTTCTGTCTTAGATTATCATCTCCGGCTCATTTCTATTTGTTAAAATGCCCCAGTGTGTTTGAATATCTGTCTTCTCCTGTAACTTCAGAAAggatttgtattttttactttGTCTACTTTTCCATCATAACCTCTGGAGGAGGAGAAGTGGACAGTTGGACTTGTCTGAATGTTAAGGATACACTACACTTTTCCCTCAAGTGattcttaaaaaagaaaagaaaacagccttttgTAAACCAGAATTCAAAACttagatttgatcaaaaaaagaaaaaaaggaagtgcTTTTGCTGTTTGACCCGTACCTGTGATCCATATTGGAGTGGCAgccttttatgtttttgtctgtttgagCTCACATGGCCACTCGAGGTGAGGGCggcacactttttttttggtcaaaTCTGGGTCACATCAACaccaactctttttttttattttttacatgtgtTGCACCGGTGGACCACGTGTATGTGAATCATATTGTCTTTTATAAAGACTCTCTCGCAACAGGCTGGCCACTAGTCTGGCAATACAAGCTGTAATACCTGAAATGACAAAGCATtacagaaataaatgaaaaggaacgttgcacatatttatatttctaaaatatttcaataatttatattaaaaagcaCTATTTTTACAAAAGTCAATGCATTTGCCTTGTGTCTtaatttactgttttgtttttcttcttttgaacTTCCACTAATACAATATTGACTGCACACACTTTTAACTTACTCTAATAAATTGTAAAATGGTTTGTGTTCCAGCAATTCCTGGCCTCGCAGCAAGACTATTTACTTACAATTGGGATTTCCTAGTTAAACAAAGCAGTGTTTATTCAGTCGGCACACTTTGAAAAAGAGTGAGCAACAGCAGCTCACAAGGAGGACACACATTCATCACGGGGTTAAAATTGCTCCGATCCACGCTTCTCCGTTTCTTTGCCAGAGGATTGTGGATAAATTCCACAGGGACTGGAGAACATATAGGGAAGGATAGAAGGAAAGGATGGAGGGAGGGCACAGCTGATGTGCAGATGGCACAGTAACAAAGGGTTTCCCAGAAGGAGAGGGTTTAGGTCAACGTCATGCATGCACACTTTGACACAGCAGTCACTGTGTGGAGAGCTCACTTTGGGCTGGACCTAACTGGAAAGGAATGCAGTGGGGTTTTATACATCCTGCCTGAGGGGCTGAAAGAGGATGGTGTCCTCCAGGGAGTGTGTatggatatgtgtgtgtgtgtgtttgaggtcaAATAGGTGAAAGGGTCCACCTGGAGGAGATTTATGATGGTCtgtggttttagtttttttgtttttttagtgcgCAGCCaaagcagagtgtgtgtgtgtgtgtaagtggtTGGTCAAGCTAGATTGCGCCTGTTGGTAAAATTAAGCAGGAGGTGAGTTTCTTCATTTctaccccccctccccccatttccccgaacacacacacacagatatggtTCCCATTCCCTGCATACCTTGTGCTCTGTCTGAGGCTGGCTTCCAGGAAAGAGGCACTTTAATTGAGTTGAGTTTTTACGGCTCTTGCCTGGTGTTAATGTGTGTTTCAGAAGGAGGGAGTGTGTGAGGTAGGGGAGTCCTGAAGAGGAAATAATTGcttaaaacaagaaataaaagatGCGGAGAGAATATTAAAGTCAGATAAGGAGGACCTGGGAgattttcctgatttttttatgtCATACATATGCTGTAAAAATGGTGGATCCTCATTTTAATATGGCCAAAGCTTCTACATTTAAACCTTGTGAGCTAAAATTGAAGGCTTCAGGCTCTTTTCTGCGCTCCTGTTCAAACCTTTTGTTTGAAAGGTGGCTTAAAGGAACTGCACCACAGCCCAGTGTAAGATAAAcgaggattattttgaactatgAGTCATGCAAAGCGACTCTGGTCAAGTCCAAAAGGTTAAAACCAACACTATTTTTTCTCTACTTAACTCCTCTCTCCTATGTTCAAGATGAGATTAAGCAGTTATATTTTGATCTCCCTCCTATCCCTTAAAAAATAGAGAAGGAGTAACCTCGTCTACCTCACTGGGCCAGCCGCCAGTGCTACACACATCTCTCTGGACTCGAGCCAACCTAAGACCTCTGTGGGAATCACAGGCTAATGTTTAATAACTGTTTTTACAGCTCACCTCAGTACAGGTAATTACAATGATTCAAAAACTCGGTTCCTCATTTTTCGCCTTGACACTTCCAGGAAAAAACGCATCCAGGGTTGCTGTTTGGACGCTGGTGTGCGTCTGTGCGCGAGTGCAGATGACACTATTTGTTTATGAGAGGAAAACTGAGTGGGCACTTGGAGAGAAGGATGACGTAGGTTAggagacaaacagaaaatgagtgAGCCTTCTTCCCAAAATCCAACCAGAACAATCCAGTTTTACACACAACACATTGTTTAAATAAGCCAGCTCAGCTCGCTGTGACTCATCTTATGTTCCCCATAGTTGCCTAGTGAGTGGCGCTGGAATATTTTGCCTGTGCGTCGTGaatctcacacactcacagaaaGTCTTTCCACCgtgattcattttttttcgGGTTATGACTTGCTGTGTCCAGCTCAACAGTTGTCAACAGTGTCCCCGCCAAACACAACACCCGGGTCTCAAACAACTGAGCTCCATTTGGAGAACCCCCCAACAATCAAAACACTCGCACCAACGTTTCGGGCACCGCCTCTCATAACTTTAATGCTGTGTTTTAATGCAGCATAAGGAAGTGAGAAGCAAGTTGAGCAATAAGAGGAATACTTTTCAAAATGTAAGCCAGTTTTCACTCCTGGAGCCTGATCAAAATTGAAGTGTGCTATCTGCAGCgtcttttgtgttttatgtcatttttgCGCTCTTACCAAAGTCAGCCACAACACGCATAGAGGGTGGAAAGAATATTAAAAGGTTAGGACTGTACTCTACAACTAGCAAGTCACAACCATCTTCCAGGAAAGGCCCCTTGGACTGCTGATTATTTCTTCCAGTAAGGCTTTTTCTTGCCTGATCGGTGCTTATAGGAAAGGCGTTCGGGTTGGCCCATCAGTTCGAGTATTGTCACAGCCGCTTCTGATAAAGCCAGACCAGCTTCCAGGAAACCAGAGATTTACCCTCCAGCATTCCATCATTCCTTCACCATCAgtgcacacagacagagacgGAGAGAAGCAGAGGGAGCAGAAGGGGTATAACAGCGATGGGGATCAATAAAAACCATATGGGGAAGCCTACATGCAGTTAAATGCACGAGTGCatgtatgtgttttgtttgtgtgtgcacaaaGCGCCTTCACTTGTACTCACTGACAGTGACGCATCACAAACACAtccaaacaaacacaatattCCTCCAAGCCTACTGTAGTGATGATCTTTACTTTCGCATAAATCATCACTTATCACCCTGGAAAGCCTGGGTGTGTGTCTGACTGACTGGAAATACTCATAAGGCTAACTGAGATTACCCCAAAGTAACTAAACTGTTTGTAAAAGGCACGTTGTATTAGGCACATTGTTTAACTtgtactccccccccccccccgcctcTCTCTTCATTCACAGCTGCACAAGCGTACCGGCAGAGAAGCTCAGATGCCAAATGGCTTACTGTAACAGCGTGGACTCGGACCAAACCCTCTAACACTCTCAGGTGTCACCGTGTCCCTTCAGCCAGCAAACAGGACTGCACAGTATTTGAACTTCAGACTGTAGCAGACACGCACATGAGTTCAAACATTACCATATGCACATACATATGTGGTGAGTAAGGGGTTTTTTAGGCCACGAATGAATGGCAACGCCTGTAAACTACCTACAAACTCGCTGCAGtgctgcaataaaataaaagtccaGCATTTGCAGTTAAACTGGAAGTAAAATGTTAAAGGGAAGAacagaattctttttttctgtgtgtcgTTTAAAAGCCTAGTGTTTTCATTAAGATCTGCCGAAACAAGAAAGCCAAAGACACAAACgtcaaaagaaaatgcaaacaaagaaaagcaagcATGCAAGAAGGGAGGAAGATTTTAAGAAATGAT
This sequence is a window from Pelmatolapia mariae isolate MD_Pm_ZW linkage group LG8, Pm_UMD_F_2, whole genome shotgun sequence. Protein-coding genes within it:
- the socs3b gene encoding suppressor of cytokine signaling 3b; translation: MAMVTFAGHNPLAMSSVTPPEGRVQGSNFTPHHFKPFSSHEHYQQVMRALHKLQQSGFYWGAVGGREASSLLRSQPPGTFLVRDSSDHHHFFTLSVQTTKGTKNLRIHSEGRGFFLQPDPQNTQELPQFDCVLKLIAHYMGKGQDTEGTKERASGDNPGETKTKAHNVYLIHTGGEKIPLELRRPLSTCLSSLQHMCRRTLNNQGLGASERTEQLPDTLRDYLEEYDAPI